A window of the Eulemur rufifrons isolate Redbay chromosome 6, OSU_ERuf_1, whole genome shotgun sequence genome harbors these coding sequences:
- the HINFP gene encoding histone H4 transcription factor isoform X1, with product MLVFVLPSQEHQIPSRGLRNSPLPLLKKHGISHRLLEKHLLVVSRLPAQPLAPSSTWVESLQLWSSSFSSRVEAMPPPGKVPRKENLWLQCEWGSCSFVCSAMEEFCEHVTQHLQQHLHGSGEEEEEEDDDDPLEEEFSCLWQECGFCSLDSSADLIRHVYFHCYHTKLKQWGLQALQSQADLSPCILDFQSRNVIPDIPDHFLCLWEHCESSFDNPEWFYRHVEAHSLCCEYQAVGKDNHVVLCGWKGCTCTFKDRCKLREHLRSHTQEKVVACPTCGGMFANNTKFLDHIRRQTSLDQQRFQCSHCSKRFATERLLRDHMRNHVNHYKCPLCDMTCPLPSSLRNHMRFRHSEDRPFKCDCCDYSCKNLIDLQKHLDTHSKEPAYRCDFENCSFSARSLCSIKSHYRKVHEGDSEPRYKCHVCDKCFTRGNNLTVHLRKKHQFKWPSGHPRFRYKEHEDGYMRLQLVRYESVELTQQLLRQPQEESGLGASLNESSLQGIILETVPGEPGPKEEVEEEEGGGSERTALSASQDNSSPVIHLMNQTNAQGQQEIVYYVLSEAPGEPPGAPESPSGGIMEKLQGIAEEPEVQMV from the exons ATGTTAGTTTTTGTTCTCCCTTCCCAAGAACACCAGATCCCTTCCAGGGGGTTGAGAAATTCTCCTCTTCCCTTACTGAAAAAACATGGGATTTCTCACAGGTTACTAGAAAAACACCTGCTGGTTGTAAGCAGGCTGCCTGCCCAGCCGTTGGCCCCCAGCAGCACTTGGGTGGAATCCTTACAGCTGTGgagttcttccttttcctctaggGTGGAGGCCATGCCACCTCCTGGGAAAGTTCCCCGGAAGGAGAACCTGTGGCTACAGTGTGAGTGGGGGTCCTGCTCCTTTGTGTGCTCAGCCATGGAGGAGTTCTGTGAGCACGTCACTCAGCACCTGCAGCAGCACCTTCACGgttctggggaggaggaggaagaggaggatgatgATGACCCGCTTG AGGAAGAATTTTCTTGCTTGTGGCAGGAATGTGGCTTTTGTTCTCTGGACAGTTCTGCTGACCTCATCCGCCATGTCTACTTCCACTGCTACCACACCAAGCTGAAACAGTGGGGGCTGCAGGCCTTGCAAAGCCAGGCTGACCTCAGCCCCTGCATCCTGGACTTCCAGAGCCGGAACGTCATCCCCGACATCCCTGACCACTTCCTGTGTCTGTGGGAGCACTGTGAG AGTTCCTTCGACAATCCCGAGTGGTTTTATCGGCATGTGGAAGCGCACAGCCTGTGCTGTGAATACCAAGCAGTCGGCAAGGACAACCATGTGGTGCTGTGTGGCTGGAAAG GCTGTACCTGCACCTTCAAGGACCGCTGTAAGCTTCGAGAGCACCTCCGTAGCCATACCCAGGAGAAGGTGGTGGCCTGCCCCACCTGTGGGGGCATGTTTGCCAACAACACCAAGTTCTTGGATCACATCCGACGCCAGACCTCATTGGATC AGCAGCGCTTCCAGTGCTCTCACTGTTCCAAGAGATTTGCCACGGAGCGGCTCCTGCGGGACCACATGCGCAACCATG TGAATCACTATAAGTGCCCTCTGTGTGACATGACCTGCCCGCTGCCTTCCTCCCTCCGCAACCACATGCGCTTTCGCCACAGTGAGGACCGGCCCTTTAAATGTGACTGTTGTGACTATAG CTGCAAGAATCTGATCGACCTCCAGAAGCACCTGGATACCCACAGCAAGGAGCCAGCCTACAGGTGTGATTTCGAGAACTGCAGCTTCAGTGCCCGTTCCCTCTGCTCTATCAAGTCCCATTACCGCAAAGTGCATGAA GGAGACTCAGAGCCAAGGTACAAATGTCATGTGTGTGACAAATGCTTCACACGGGGCAACAACCTCACTGTGCACCTTCGCAAGAAGCACCAGTTCAAGTGGCCCTCAGGGCACCCCCGTTTTCG GTACAAGGAGCATGAAGACGGCTACATGCGGCTGCAGCTTGTTCGCTATGAGAGTGTAGAGCTGACACAGCAGCTACTGCGGCAACCACAAGAGGAATCGGGCCTGGGAGCGTCACTGAATGAGAGCAGCCTGCAAGGCATCATTCTAGAAACAGTGCCAGGGGAGCCAGGACCTAAGGAAGAGGTGGAAGAAGAAGAGGGTGGGGGCAGTGAGAGGACAGCCCTTTCAGCCTCTCAGGACAACTCCAGCCCTGTTATCCACTTGATGAATCAGACCAACGCTCAAGGCCAGCAAGAGATTGTCTATTATGTGCTGTCTGAAGCCCCGGGAGAGCCCCCTGGAGCCCCTGAGTCACCCTCAGGGGGCATCATGGAAAAGCTTCAAGGAATAGCTGAGGAGCCGGAGGTCCAGATGGTGTGA
- the HINFP gene encoding histone H4 transcription factor isoform X2: protein MLVFVLPSQEHQIPSRGLRNSPLPLLKKHGISHRLLEKHLLVVSRLPAQPLAPSSTWVESLQLWSSSFSSRVEAMPPPGKVPRKENLWLQCEWGSCSFVCSAMEEFCEHVTQHLQQHLHGSGEEEEEEDDDDPLEEEFSCLWQECGFCSLDSSADLIRHVYFHCYHTKLKQWGLQALQSQADLSPCILDFQSRNVIPDIPDHFLCLWEHCESSFDNPEWFYRHVEAHSLCCEYQAVGKDNHVVLCGWKGCTCTFKDRCKLREHLRSHTQEKVVACPTCGGMFANNTKFLDHIRRQTSLDQQRFQCSHCSKRFATERLLRDHMRNHVNHYKCPLCDMTCPLPSSLRNHMRFRHSEDRPFKCDCCDYSCKNLIDLQKHLDTHSKEPAYRCDFENCSFSARSLCSIKSHYRKVHEGDSEPRYKCHVCDKCFTRGNNLTVHLRKKHQFKWPSGHPRFRYSPGYVCITLPVFAALYVPASPGTRSMKTATCGCSLFAMRV from the exons ATGTTAGTTTTTGTTCTCCCTTCCCAAGAACACCAGATCCCTTCCAGGGGGTTGAGAAATTCTCCTCTTCCCTTACTGAAAAAACATGGGATTTCTCACAGGTTACTAGAAAAACACCTGCTGGTTGTAAGCAGGCTGCCTGCCCAGCCGTTGGCCCCCAGCAGCACTTGGGTGGAATCCTTACAGCTGTGgagttcttccttttcctctaggGTGGAGGCCATGCCACCTCCTGGGAAAGTTCCCCGGAAGGAGAACCTGTGGCTACAGTGTGAGTGGGGGTCCTGCTCCTTTGTGTGCTCAGCCATGGAGGAGTTCTGTGAGCACGTCACTCAGCACCTGCAGCAGCACCTTCACGgttctggggaggaggaggaagaggaggatgatgATGACCCGCTTG AGGAAGAATTTTCTTGCTTGTGGCAGGAATGTGGCTTTTGTTCTCTGGACAGTTCTGCTGACCTCATCCGCCATGTCTACTTCCACTGCTACCACACCAAGCTGAAACAGTGGGGGCTGCAGGCCTTGCAAAGCCAGGCTGACCTCAGCCCCTGCATCCTGGACTTCCAGAGCCGGAACGTCATCCCCGACATCCCTGACCACTTCCTGTGTCTGTGGGAGCACTGTGAG AGTTCCTTCGACAATCCCGAGTGGTTTTATCGGCATGTGGAAGCGCACAGCCTGTGCTGTGAATACCAAGCAGTCGGCAAGGACAACCATGTGGTGCTGTGTGGCTGGAAAG GCTGTACCTGCACCTTCAAGGACCGCTGTAAGCTTCGAGAGCACCTCCGTAGCCATACCCAGGAGAAGGTGGTGGCCTGCCCCACCTGTGGGGGCATGTTTGCCAACAACACCAAGTTCTTGGATCACATCCGACGCCAGACCTCATTGGATC AGCAGCGCTTCCAGTGCTCTCACTGTTCCAAGAGATTTGCCACGGAGCGGCTCCTGCGGGACCACATGCGCAACCATG TGAATCACTATAAGTGCCCTCTGTGTGACATGACCTGCCCGCTGCCTTCCTCCCTCCGCAACCACATGCGCTTTCGCCACAGTGAGGACCGGCCCTTTAAATGTGACTGTTGTGACTATAG CTGCAAGAATCTGATCGACCTCCAGAAGCACCTGGATACCCACAGCAAGGAGCCAGCCTACAGGTGTGATTTCGAGAACTGCAGCTTCAGTGCCCGTTCCCTCTGCTCTATCAAGTCCCATTACCGCAAAGTGCATGAA GGAGACTCAGAGCCAAGGTACAAATGTCATGTGTGTGACAAATGCTTCACACGGGGCAACAACCTCACTGTGCACCTTCGCAAGAAGCACCAGTTCAAGTGGCCCTCAGGGCACCCCCGTTTTCGGTAT TCTCCAGGCTATGTCTGCATCACCCTACCTGTGTTTGCTGCCCTTTATGTTCCTGCCTCACCAGGTACAAGGAGCATGAAGACGGCTACATGCGGCTGCAGCTTGTTCGCTATGAGAGTGTAG
- the HINFP gene encoding histone H4 transcription factor isoform X3 produces MPPPGKVPRKENLWLQCEWGSCSFVCSAMEEFCEHVTQHLQQHLHGSGEEEEEEDDDDPLEEEFSCLWQECGFCSLDSSADLIRHVYFHCYHTKLKQWGLQALQSQADLSPCILDFQSRNVIPDIPDHFLCLWEHCESSFDNPEWFYRHVEAHSLCCEYQAVGKDNHVVLCGWKGCTCTFKDRCKLREHLRSHTQEKVVACPTCGGMFANNTKFLDHIRRQTSLDQQRFQCSHCSKRFATERLLRDHMRNHVNHYKCPLCDMTCPLPSSLRNHMRFRHSEDRPFKCDCCDYSCKNLIDLQKHLDTHSKEPAYRCDFENCSFSARSLCSIKSHYRKVHEGDSEPRYKCHVCDKCFTRGNNLTVHLRKKHQFKWPSGHPRFRSFLSSSPITWNPRTSSIPRVCPLPCQSPGYVCITLPVFAALYVPASPGTRSMKTATCGCSLFAMRV; encoded by the exons ATGCCACCTCCTGGGAAAGTTCCCCGGAAGGAGAACCTGTGGCTACAGTGTGAGTGGGGGTCCTGCTCCTTTGTGTGCTCAGCCATGGAGGAGTTCTGTGAGCACGTCACTCAGCACCTGCAGCAGCACCTTCACGgttctggggaggaggaggaagaggaggatgatgATGACCCGCTTG AGGAAGAATTTTCTTGCTTGTGGCAGGAATGTGGCTTTTGTTCTCTGGACAGTTCTGCTGACCTCATCCGCCATGTCTACTTCCACTGCTACCACACCAAGCTGAAACAGTGGGGGCTGCAGGCCTTGCAAAGCCAGGCTGACCTCAGCCCCTGCATCCTGGACTTCCAGAGCCGGAACGTCATCCCCGACATCCCTGACCACTTCCTGTGTCTGTGGGAGCACTGTGAG AGTTCCTTCGACAATCCCGAGTGGTTTTATCGGCATGTGGAAGCGCACAGCCTGTGCTGTGAATACCAAGCAGTCGGCAAGGACAACCATGTGGTGCTGTGTGGCTGGAAAG GCTGTACCTGCACCTTCAAGGACCGCTGTAAGCTTCGAGAGCACCTCCGTAGCCATACCCAGGAGAAGGTGGTGGCCTGCCCCACCTGTGGGGGCATGTTTGCCAACAACACCAAGTTCTTGGATCACATCCGACGCCAGACCTCATTGGATC AGCAGCGCTTCCAGTGCTCTCACTGTTCCAAGAGATTTGCCACGGAGCGGCTCCTGCGGGACCACATGCGCAACCATG TGAATCACTATAAGTGCCCTCTGTGTGACATGACCTGCCCGCTGCCTTCCTCCCTCCGCAACCACATGCGCTTTCGCCACAGTGAGGACCGGCCCTTTAAATGTGACTGTTGTGACTATAG CTGCAAGAATCTGATCGACCTCCAGAAGCACCTGGATACCCACAGCAAGGAGCCAGCCTACAGGTGTGATTTCGAGAACTGCAGCTTCAGTGCCCGTTCCCTCTGCTCTATCAAGTCCCATTACCGCAAAGTGCATGAA GGAGACTCAGAGCCAAGGTACAAATGTCATGTGTGTGACAAATGCTTCACACGGGGCAACAACCTCACTGTGCACCTTCGCAAGAAGCACCAGTTCAAGTGGCCCTCAGGGCACCCCCGTTTTCG ATCTTTTTTGTCTTCATCTCCCATCACTTGGAATCCCAGAACTTCTTCCATCCCTCGTGTTTGTCCCTTGCCTTGCCAGTCTCCAGGCTATGTCTGCATCACCCTACCTGTGTTTGCTGCCCTTTATGTTCCTGCCTCACCAGGTACAAGGAGCATGAAGACGGCTACATGCGGCTGCAGCTTGTTCGCTATGAGAGTGTAG